In Streptococcus porcinus, the genomic window TAAACATTAAACGAAGGAAGGTAACATTCTTCTCTTTTACTTCTTGACGAATGTCAGCTGCTGTGATTACCATAGAAATATTTCTCCTTACTATTTCCAAAATCTAGTTCGTCATTAAATACGAAAGTTTCCCATTGGTTGCGCTGGTGACTTGAAACCACCTTGGCTTAAGAGTTCATCATGAAGGATCCGTCTAACATCCGCATCAGTCAAGACCTTTTCAGCTTGATGAAATTTATTTTCTCTTCGAATGTATTCACGTTTAATAGCAGCAATATTAAGGCCATCATCGATAAAATCCTTAATTTCCAATAATCGATCCATATCATTCAACGAAAACATCCGGCGATTGCCTTCGGTACGCTCTGGCTTGATTAGCTCTTGATCCTCATAGTAGCGAATCTGTCTAGCAGATAAATCTGTCAATTTCATAACAGTACCGATAGGGAATACTGCCATTGATCGTCTTAATTCTTTCTCTTTCATGAATTCCTCCTTTCACACCCCCTATTATAACGCATGCATATTAAATGTCAAGGACCGATGTTATATTTTCTAACATCAGTCCTGTTTTTTTATTTTTCTTATCTTTCGGCGTACCCATTCTACATCGGTATTGACTAATATGGCAATAAAGACACCACAAAATGTTTCAAAAACTCGAGCCAAAACATAAATAAAAGTATCGCCCGATGGAATAGACAAGGT contains:
- a CDS encoding MerR family transcriptional regulator; protein product: MKEKELRRSMAVFPIGTVMKLTDLSARQIRYYEDQELIKPERTEGNRRMFSLNDMDRLLEIKDFIDDGLNIAAIKREYIRRENKFHQAEKVLTDADVRRILHDELLSQGGFKSPAQPMGNFRI